The Etheostoma spectabile isolate EspeVRDwgs_2016 chromosome 1, UIUC_Espe_1.0, whole genome shotgun sequence genome has a segment encoding these proteins:
- the sema6d gene encoding semaphorin-6D isoform X1, whose product MGQRAALLLSELLLLLLTASRTLLAVSFPEDTAPLDVVDAHFSRRYPVFRGRPSGNESQHRLDFQLMTKIQDTLFIAGRDQVYLVSLRESYRNEIIPYRKLTWRSGQADRDMCAIKGKHRDECHNFIKVLVPRNDDLVFICGTNGFNPMCRYYRLDNLEFDGEEINGLARCPFDSKQTNVALFAEGKLYSATVADFQASDSVIYRSMGDGSALRTIKYDSKWLKEPHFLHAAEYGNYVYFFYREIAVEHSNLGKVVYSRVARICKNDVGGSQRVLESHWTSFVKARLNCSVPGESFFYFDVLQSITDIIDINGVPSVVGVFTTQMNSIPGSAVCAFSMADIEKVFWGRFKEQKTPDSVWTPFPEERLPKPRPGCCAGHGPAASLKSSIEFPDDTLQFIKSHPLMDTAVPSIGDEPWFTKTRVRYRLTALAVDNEAGPHKNYTVVFIGAESGVVLKVLAKTSSVSLNDSLLLEEIEVFNRAKCLSNHEDDKRVLSLHVDKEAHSLYVAFSSCVIRIPLSRCERHSSCHKSCIASRDPYCGWKPHGACERIQPGVLTGYEQDIEFGNTAHLGDCQAFLGTTSAPDYKSFGDPTSDMEFSSTPVTVHPSEPLKPPVLIPTQSPSSGPGPELYGSGFVLQDDPATSHSLDSIPGGQEGVWDIQAGETNQMVHMNILITCVFAAFLMGALLAGLIVFCYRDSFLRKPRHVHKDAESAPSGSDSTGSFVKLNGLFDSPVKEYQTNIDSPKLYTNLLSNSKDLNSPNGDTKTMILRDGCQPPELAALPTPESTPVLQQKSLQPIKNQWERAHGKASGPRKESNSSAKNPQFLPSSSSAPPTSNSNHPPLALGHSHIPSAVVLPNATHDRSNLDNGDDTLPHSSERKLKNPDSKGSRKDQKRSVDARNTLNDLLKHLNDSVANPKAILQEGSGPRPRQQLTLEPMEELTELPPKVPSREASLYSPSSSLPRHSPTKRVDVPMPTTPTTPTGSLSMGGTLERQRGGYQLHRSASHRQSLSTSPNGVTMGVSVSRQHSMNRGGYMPPKPPSRLDSQGGVMGAGLHSAHPSSIPRQTYSGYGSLPRTGLKRTPSLKPDVPPKPNGFSPQTPQMRVVNKYSY is encoded by the exons ATGGGCCAGAGAGCTGCGCTTCTGCTCagtgagctgctgctgctgctgctgacagcGTCACGCACTCTCCTCGCAGTCAGCTTCCCCGAGGACACCGCACCCCTCGATGTCGTTGACGCACACT TTTCACGGCGGTACCCTGTGTTCAGAGGCAGGCCCTCTGGCAACGAGTCACAGCATCGCCTTGACTTTCAGCTGATGACCAAGATACAGGACACTCTGTTCATCGCTGGCAG AGATCAGGTGTACCTGGTCAGTCTGAGAGAATCCTACAGGAATGAGATCATTCCTTACCGG AAGCTGACATGGCGATCGGGCCAAGCTGACAGAGACATGTGTGCTATCAAGGGAAAACACAGA gACGAGTGCCACAACTTTATCAAAGTGCTGGTTCCCAGAAACGATGACCTTGTGTTCATCTGTGGTACCAACGGCTTCAACCCCATGTGCAGATACTACAGG CTGGATAACCTCGAGTTTGATGGGGAGGAGATCAATGGACTGGCACGATGCCCATTTGACTCCAAGCAAACCAACGTTGCCCTTTTCGCTG agggGAAGCTGTATTCGGCAACTGTAGCCGACTTCCAGGCCAGTGATTCTGTCATCTATCGCAGTATGGGTGATGGATCAGCCCTAAGGACCATCAAATATGACTCCAAATGGCTGAAAG AACCTCATTTCCTGCACGCAGCAGAGTACGGGAattatgtgtactttttttacCGAGAGATTGCAGTGGAGCACAGCAATCTGGGCAAG GTTGTATATTCCCGTGTGGCGCGGATCTGTAAGAATGATGTCGGTGGGTCACAGCGGGTGCTGGAGAGTCACTGGACATCTTTTGTAAAGGCAAGGCTGAATTGTTCAGTACCAGGGGAGTCCTTCTTCTACTTCGATGTGCTTCAGTCAATCACTGATATCATCGACATCAACGGAGTTCCTTCGGTGGTGGGTGTGTTCACCACGCAGATGAACAG TATCCCAGGGTCAGCTGTTTGCGCCTTCTCCATGGCCGACATAGAGAAAGTATTCTGGGGTCGGTTCAAAGAGCAGAAGACTCCTGACTCTGTGTGGACTCCATTTCCAGAGGAGAGGCTGCCCAAACCTCG ACCCGGGTGCTGTGCAGGTCATGGTCCAGCTGCATCGTTAAAGAGCTCCATCGAGTTCCCGGACGATACCCTGCAGTTCATCAAGTCCCACCCCCTCATGGACACAGCTGTGCCGTCTATTGGGGATGAGCCTTGGTTCACCAAGACTCGCGTCAG GTACCGACTGACAGCGCTGGCTGTGGACAATGAAGCAGGACCTCACAAGAACTACACCGTGGTGTTCATCGGGGCTGAGTCAGGGGTTGTCCTCAAGGTTTTGGCCAAGActtcctctgtgtctctgaaCGACAGCCTGCTTCTGGAGGAGATAGAGGTCTTCAACAGGGCCAA GTGCCTGTCCAACCACGAGGATGACAAGCGTGTCCTCTCGCTGCACGTGGACAAAGAGGCACACAGCTTGTATGTTGCCTTTTCAAGCTGTGTCATCCGTATTCCCCTGAGTCGCTGTGAACGGCATTCTTCCTGCCACAA GTCTTGCATTGCATCAAGGGATCCTTACTGCGGCTGGAAGCCTCATGGGGCATGTGAGAGGATACAGCCTGGTGTTTT gACTGGATATGAGCAGGACATTGAGTTTGGAAACACTGCCCACCTGGGAGACTGTCAGG CGTTTTTGGGCACTACATCAGCGCCAGATTACAAATCATTTGGCGACCCTACCTCTG ACATGGAGTTTTCATCAACGCCAGTCACTGTCCACCCCAGTGAGCCCCTAAAGCCCCCAGTACTCATACCCACTCAGAGCCCCAGCTCTGGGCCTGGTCCAGAGCTCTACGGCTCAGGCTTTGTGCTGCAGGATGACCCAGCCACCTCCCATTCTTTAGACTCTATCCCAGGGGGGCAAGAGG GTGTGTGGGATATCCAAGCAGGTGAGACCAACCAGATGGTCCACATGAACATCCTCATCACTTGCgtgtttgctgcttttctcatGGGTGCTCTCCTGGCTGGTCTGATTGTTTTCTGCTACCGAGACTCATTCCTCCGTAAGCCTAGGCATGTCCACAAGGATGCAGAGTCTGCACCTTCTGGCTCAGACTCCACTGGAAGCTTTGTCAAGCTCAACGGCCTCTTTGACAGCCCTGTCAAG GAGTACCAGACCAACATTGATTCTCCCAAGCTCTACACCAATCTGCTGAGCAACAGCAAAGACCTGAATTCACCCAACGGAGACACCAAAACTATGATCCTGCGGGATGGCTGTCAGCCCCCTGAGCTGGCTGCCCTGCCTACACCTGAGTCCACTCCAGTGCTTCAGCAGAAAAGCCTGCAGCCCATCAAAAACCAGTGGGAGAGGGCTCATGGAAAGGCCAGCGGGCCTCGTAAGGAGTCCAACTCATCAGCCAAGAATCCTCAGttccttccttcttcttcttctgctcctcCTACCTCCAACTCCAACCACCCTCCCCTCGCTTTGGGTCACTCCCACATCCCTAGTGCGGTTGTCCTGCCCAATGCCACACATGACCGATCTAACCTTGACAATGGAGATGATACATTGCCACATTCATCTGAGAGGAAGCTGAAGAACCCCGATTCTAAGGGAAGTAGGAAAGACCAGAAAAGGTCTGTGGATGCCAGAAATACCCTAAATGACCTTTTAAAACACCTAAATGACTCAGTGGCCAACCCCAAGGCAATTCTTCAAGAGGGATCAGGGCCTCGCCCAAGGCAACAGCTCACACTGGAGCCCATGGAGGAACTAACAGAATTACCCCCCAAGGTGCCCAGCCGTGAGGCTTccctgtactctccctcctcATCCCTGCCAAGGCACAGCCCCACCAAGAGGGTAGATGTGCCCATGCCTACAACTCCCACAACACCAACGGGCAGTCTGAGCATGGGGGGCACCCTGGAGAGACAAAGAGGGGGGTATCAACTCCACCGGAGTGCCTCTCACAGGCAATCCCTATCCACCTCACCAAATGGGGTAACCATGGGGGTGTCTGTGTCTCGACAACATAGTATGAACAGAGGGGGTTACATGCCCCCAAAGCCCCCCTCCAGACTCGACTCCCAAGGCGGAGTGATGGGGGCAGGATTGCACTCAGCCCACCCATCCTCTATACCCCGACAGACATATAGTGGGTATGGCTCACTCCCTCGCACAGGGCTTAAACGGACCCCATCACTAAAACCAGATGTGCCCCCTAAACCCAATGGGTTTTCACCACAGACTCCACAGATGCGAGTGGTCAATAAGTACAGTTATTAA
- the sema6d gene encoding semaphorin-6D isoform X3 translates to MGQRAALLLSELLLLLLTASRTLLAVSFPEDTAPLDVVDAHFSRRYPVFRGRPSGNESQHRLDFQLMTKIQDTLFIAGRDQVYLVSLRESYRNEIIPYRKLTWRSGQADRDMCAIKGKHRDECHNFIKVLVPRNDDLVFICGTNGFNPMCRYYRLDNLEFDGEEINGLARCPFDSKQTNVALFAEGKLYSATVADFQASDSVIYRSMGDGSALRTIKYDSKWLKEPHFLHAAEYGNYVYFFYREIAVEHSNLGKVVYSRVARICKNDVGGSQRVLESHWTSFVKARLNCSVPGESFFYFDVLQSITDIIDINGVPSVVGVFTTQMNSIPGSAVCAFSMADIEKVFWGRFKEQKTPDSVWTPFPEERLPKPRPGCCAGHGPAASLKSSIEFPDDTLQFIKSHPLMDTAVPSIGDEPWFTKTRVRYRLTALAVDNEAGPHKNYTVVFIGAESGVVLKVLAKTSSVSLNDSLLLEEIEVFNRAKCLSNHEDDKRVLSLHVDKEAHSLYVAFSSCVIRIPLSRCERHSSCHKSCIASRDPYCGWKPHGACERIQPGVLTGYEQDIEFGNTAHLGDCQAFLGTTSAPDYKSFGDPTSGVWDIQAGETNQMVHMNILITCVFAAFLMGALLAGLIVFCYRDSFLRKPRHVHKDAESAPSGSDSTGSFVKLNGLFDSPVKEYQTNIDSPKLYTNLLSNSKDLNSPNGDTKTMILRDGCQPPELAALPTPESTPVLQQKSLQPIKNQWERAHGKASGPRKESNSSAKNPQFLPSSSSAPPTSNSNHPPLALGHSHIPSAVVLPNATHDRSNLDNGDDTLPHSSERKLKNPDSKGSRKDQKRSVDARNTLNDLLKHLNDSVANPKAILQEGSGPRPRQQLTLEPMEELTELPPKVPSREASLYSPSSSLPRHSPTKRVDVPMPTTPTTPTGSLSMGGTLERQRGGYQLHRSASHRQSLSTSPNGVTMGVSVSRQHSMNRGGYMPPKPPSRLDSQGGVMGAGLHSAHPSSIPRQTYSGYGSLPRTGLKRTPSLKPDVPPKPNGFSPQTPQMRVVNKYSY, encoded by the exons ATGGGCCAGAGAGCTGCGCTTCTGCTCagtgagctgctgctgctgctgctgacagcGTCACGCACTCTCCTCGCAGTCAGCTTCCCCGAGGACACCGCACCCCTCGATGTCGTTGACGCACACT TTTCACGGCGGTACCCTGTGTTCAGAGGCAGGCCCTCTGGCAACGAGTCACAGCATCGCCTTGACTTTCAGCTGATGACCAAGATACAGGACACTCTGTTCATCGCTGGCAG AGATCAGGTGTACCTGGTCAGTCTGAGAGAATCCTACAGGAATGAGATCATTCCTTACCGG AAGCTGACATGGCGATCGGGCCAAGCTGACAGAGACATGTGTGCTATCAAGGGAAAACACAGA gACGAGTGCCACAACTTTATCAAAGTGCTGGTTCCCAGAAACGATGACCTTGTGTTCATCTGTGGTACCAACGGCTTCAACCCCATGTGCAGATACTACAGG CTGGATAACCTCGAGTTTGATGGGGAGGAGATCAATGGACTGGCACGATGCCCATTTGACTCCAAGCAAACCAACGTTGCCCTTTTCGCTG agggGAAGCTGTATTCGGCAACTGTAGCCGACTTCCAGGCCAGTGATTCTGTCATCTATCGCAGTATGGGTGATGGATCAGCCCTAAGGACCATCAAATATGACTCCAAATGGCTGAAAG AACCTCATTTCCTGCACGCAGCAGAGTACGGGAattatgtgtactttttttacCGAGAGATTGCAGTGGAGCACAGCAATCTGGGCAAG GTTGTATATTCCCGTGTGGCGCGGATCTGTAAGAATGATGTCGGTGGGTCACAGCGGGTGCTGGAGAGTCACTGGACATCTTTTGTAAAGGCAAGGCTGAATTGTTCAGTACCAGGGGAGTCCTTCTTCTACTTCGATGTGCTTCAGTCAATCACTGATATCATCGACATCAACGGAGTTCCTTCGGTGGTGGGTGTGTTCACCACGCAGATGAACAG TATCCCAGGGTCAGCTGTTTGCGCCTTCTCCATGGCCGACATAGAGAAAGTATTCTGGGGTCGGTTCAAAGAGCAGAAGACTCCTGACTCTGTGTGGACTCCATTTCCAGAGGAGAGGCTGCCCAAACCTCG ACCCGGGTGCTGTGCAGGTCATGGTCCAGCTGCATCGTTAAAGAGCTCCATCGAGTTCCCGGACGATACCCTGCAGTTCATCAAGTCCCACCCCCTCATGGACACAGCTGTGCCGTCTATTGGGGATGAGCCTTGGTTCACCAAGACTCGCGTCAG GTACCGACTGACAGCGCTGGCTGTGGACAATGAAGCAGGACCTCACAAGAACTACACCGTGGTGTTCATCGGGGCTGAGTCAGGGGTTGTCCTCAAGGTTTTGGCCAAGActtcctctgtgtctctgaaCGACAGCCTGCTTCTGGAGGAGATAGAGGTCTTCAACAGGGCCAA GTGCCTGTCCAACCACGAGGATGACAAGCGTGTCCTCTCGCTGCACGTGGACAAAGAGGCACACAGCTTGTATGTTGCCTTTTCAAGCTGTGTCATCCGTATTCCCCTGAGTCGCTGTGAACGGCATTCTTCCTGCCACAA GTCTTGCATTGCATCAAGGGATCCTTACTGCGGCTGGAAGCCTCATGGGGCATGTGAGAGGATACAGCCTGGTGTTTT gACTGGATATGAGCAGGACATTGAGTTTGGAAACACTGCCCACCTGGGAGACTGTCAGG CGTTTTTGGGCACTACATCAGCGCCAGATTACAAATCATTTGGCGACCCTACCTCTG GTGTGTGGGATATCCAAGCAGGTGAGACCAACCAGATGGTCCACATGAACATCCTCATCACTTGCgtgtttgctgcttttctcatGGGTGCTCTCCTGGCTGGTCTGATTGTTTTCTGCTACCGAGACTCATTCCTCCGTAAGCCTAGGCATGTCCACAAGGATGCAGAGTCTGCACCTTCTGGCTCAGACTCCACTGGAAGCTTTGTCAAGCTCAACGGCCTCTTTGACAGCCCTGTCAAG GAGTACCAGACCAACATTGATTCTCCCAAGCTCTACACCAATCTGCTGAGCAACAGCAAAGACCTGAATTCACCCAACGGAGACACCAAAACTATGATCCTGCGGGATGGCTGTCAGCCCCCTGAGCTGGCTGCCCTGCCTACACCTGAGTCCACTCCAGTGCTTCAGCAGAAAAGCCTGCAGCCCATCAAAAACCAGTGGGAGAGGGCTCATGGAAAGGCCAGCGGGCCTCGTAAGGAGTCCAACTCATCAGCCAAGAATCCTCAGttccttccttcttcttcttctgctcctcCTACCTCCAACTCCAACCACCCTCCCCTCGCTTTGGGTCACTCCCACATCCCTAGTGCGGTTGTCCTGCCCAATGCCACACATGACCGATCTAACCTTGACAATGGAGATGATACATTGCCACATTCATCTGAGAGGAAGCTGAAGAACCCCGATTCTAAGGGAAGTAGGAAAGACCAGAAAAGGTCTGTGGATGCCAGAAATACCCTAAATGACCTTTTAAAACACCTAAATGACTCAGTGGCCAACCCCAAGGCAATTCTTCAAGAGGGATCAGGGCCTCGCCCAAGGCAACAGCTCACACTGGAGCCCATGGAGGAACTAACAGAATTACCCCCCAAGGTGCCCAGCCGTGAGGCTTccctgtactctccctcctcATCCCTGCCAAGGCACAGCCCCACCAAGAGGGTAGATGTGCCCATGCCTACAACTCCCACAACACCAACGGGCAGTCTGAGCATGGGGGGCACCCTGGAGAGACAAAGAGGGGGGTATCAACTCCACCGGAGTGCCTCTCACAGGCAATCCCTATCCACCTCACCAAATGGGGTAACCATGGGGGTGTCTGTGTCTCGACAACATAGTATGAACAGAGGGGGTTACATGCCCCCAAAGCCCCCCTCCAGACTCGACTCCCAAGGCGGAGTGATGGGGGCAGGATTGCACTCAGCCCACCCATCCTCTATACCCCGACAGACATATAGTGGGTATGGCTCACTCCCTCGCACAGGGCTTAAACGGACCCCATCACTAAAACCAGATGTGCCCCCTAAACCCAATGGGTTTTCACCACAGACTCCACAGATGCGAGTGGTCAATAAGTACAGTTATTAA
- the sema6d gene encoding semaphorin-6D isoform X2 — MGQRAALLLSELLLLLLTASRTLLAVSFPEDTAPLDVVDAHFSRRYPVFRGRPSGNESQHRLDFQLMTKIQDTLFIAGRDQVYLVSLRESYRNEIIPYRKLTWRSGQADRDMCAIKGKHRDECHNFIKVLVPRNDDLVFICGTNGFNPMCRYYRLDNLEFDGEEINGLARCPFDSKQTNVALFAEGKLYSATVADFQASDSVIYRSMGDGSALRTIKYDSKWLKEPHFLHAAEYGNYVYFFYREIAVEHSNLGKVVYSRVARICKNDVGGSQRVLESHWTSFVKARLNCSVPGESFFYFDVLQSITDIIDINGVPSVVGVFTTQMNSIPGSAVCAFSMADIEKVFWGRFKEQKTPDSVWTPFPEERLPKPRPGCCAGHGPAASLKSSIEFPDDTLQFIKSHPLMDTAVPSIGDEPWFTKTRVRYRLTALAVDNEAGPHKNYTVVFIGAESGVVLKVLAKTSSVSLNDSLLLEEIEVFNRAKCLSNHEDDKRVLSLHVDKEAHSLYVAFSSCVIRIPLSRCERHSSCHKSCIASRDPYCGWKPHGACERIQPGVLTGYEQDIEFGNTAHLGDCQDMEFSSTPVTVHPSEPLKPPVLIPTQSPSSGPGPELYGSGFVLQDDPATSHSLDSIPGGQEGVWDIQAGETNQMVHMNILITCVFAAFLMGALLAGLIVFCYRDSFLRKPRHVHKDAESAPSGSDSTGSFVKLNGLFDSPVKEYQTNIDSPKLYTNLLSNSKDLNSPNGDTKTMILRDGCQPPELAALPTPESTPVLQQKSLQPIKNQWERAHGKASGPRKESNSSAKNPQFLPSSSSAPPTSNSNHPPLALGHSHIPSAVVLPNATHDRSNLDNGDDTLPHSSERKLKNPDSKGSRKDQKRSVDARNTLNDLLKHLNDSVANPKAILQEGSGPRPRQQLTLEPMEELTELPPKVPSREASLYSPSSSLPRHSPTKRVDVPMPTTPTTPTGSLSMGGTLERQRGGYQLHRSASHRQSLSTSPNGVTMGVSVSRQHSMNRGGYMPPKPPSRLDSQGGVMGAGLHSAHPSSIPRQTYSGYGSLPRTGLKRTPSLKPDVPPKPNGFSPQTPQMRVVNKYSY; from the exons ATGGGCCAGAGAGCTGCGCTTCTGCTCagtgagctgctgctgctgctgctgacagcGTCACGCACTCTCCTCGCAGTCAGCTTCCCCGAGGACACCGCACCCCTCGATGTCGTTGACGCACACT TTTCACGGCGGTACCCTGTGTTCAGAGGCAGGCCCTCTGGCAACGAGTCACAGCATCGCCTTGACTTTCAGCTGATGACCAAGATACAGGACACTCTGTTCATCGCTGGCAG AGATCAGGTGTACCTGGTCAGTCTGAGAGAATCCTACAGGAATGAGATCATTCCTTACCGG AAGCTGACATGGCGATCGGGCCAAGCTGACAGAGACATGTGTGCTATCAAGGGAAAACACAGA gACGAGTGCCACAACTTTATCAAAGTGCTGGTTCCCAGAAACGATGACCTTGTGTTCATCTGTGGTACCAACGGCTTCAACCCCATGTGCAGATACTACAGG CTGGATAACCTCGAGTTTGATGGGGAGGAGATCAATGGACTGGCACGATGCCCATTTGACTCCAAGCAAACCAACGTTGCCCTTTTCGCTG agggGAAGCTGTATTCGGCAACTGTAGCCGACTTCCAGGCCAGTGATTCTGTCATCTATCGCAGTATGGGTGATGGATCAGCCCTAAGGACCATCAAATATGACTCCAAATGGCTGAAAG AACCTCATTTCCTGCACGCAGCAGAGTACGGGAattatgtgtactttttttacCGAGAGATTGCAGTGGAGCACAGCAATCTGGGCAAG GTTGTATATTCCCGTGTGGCGCGGATCTGTAAGAATGATGTCGGTGGGTCACAGCGGGTGCTGGAGAGTCACTGGACATCTTTTGTAAAGGCAAGGCTGAATTGTTCAGTACCAGGGGAGTCCTTCTTCTACTTCGATGTGCTTCAGTCAATCACTGATATCATCGACATCAACGGAGTTCCTTCGGTGGTGGGTGTGTTCACCACGCAGATGAACAG TATCCCAGGGTCAGCTGTTTGCGCCTTCTCCATGGCCGACATAGAGAAAGTATTCTGGGGTCGGTTCAAAGAGCAGAAGACTCCTGACTCTGTGTGGACTCCATTTCCAGAGGAGAGGCTGCCCAAACCTCG ACCCGGGTGCTGTGCAGGTCATGGTCCAGCTGCATCGTTAAAGAGCTCCATCGAGTTCCCGGACGATACCCTGCAGTTCATCAAGTCCCACCCCCTCATGGACACAGCTGTGCCGTCTATTGGGGATGAGCCTTGGTTCACCAAGACTCGCGTCAG GTACCGACTGACAGCGCTGGCTGTGGACAATGAAGCAGGACCTCACAAGAACTACACCGTGGTGTTCATCGGGGCTGAGTCAGGGGTTGTCCTCAAGGTTTTGGCCAAGActtcctctgtgtctctgaaCGACAGCCTGCTTCTGGAGGAGATAGAGGTCTTCAACAGGGCCAA GTGCCTGTCCAACCACGAGGATGACAAGCGTGTCCTCTCGCTGCACGTGGACAAAGAGGCACACAGCTTGTATGTTGCCTTTTCAAGCTGTGTCATCCGTATTCCCCTGAGTCGCTGTGAACGGCATTCTTCCTGCCACAA GTCTTGCATTGCATCAAGGGATCCTTACTGCGGCTGGAAGCCTCATGGGGCATGTGAGAGGATACAGCCTGGTGTTTT gACTGGATATGAGCAGGACATTGAGTTTGGAAACACTGCCCACCTGGGAGACTGTCAGG ACATGGAGTTTTCATCAACGCCAGTCACTGTCCACCCCAGTGAGCCCCTAAAGCCCCCAGTACTCATACCCACTCAGAGCCCCAGCTCTGGGCCTGGTCCAGAGCTCTACGGCTCAGGCTTTGTGCTGCAGGATGACCCAGCCACCTCCCATTCTTTAGACTCTATCCCAGGGGGGCAAGAGG GTGTGTGGGATATCCAAGCAGGTGAGACCAACCAGATGGTCCACATGAACATCCTCATCACTTGCgtgtttgctgcttttctcatGGGTGCTCTCCTGGCTGGTCTGATTGTTTTCTGCTACCGAGACTCATTCCTCCGTAAGCCTAGGCATGTCCACAAGGATGCAGAGTCTGCACCTTCTGGCTCAGACTCCACTGGAAGCTTTGTCAAGCTCAACGGCCTCTTTGACAGCCCTGTCAAG GAGTACCAGACCAACATTGATTCTCCCAAGCTCTACACCAATCTGCTGAGCAACAGCAAAGACCTGAATTCACCCAACGGAGACACCAAAACTATGATCCTGCGGGATGGCTGTCAGCCCCCTGAGCTGGCTGCCCTGCCTACACCTGAGTCCACTCCAGTGCTTCAGCAGAAAAGCCTGCAGCCCATCAAAAACCAGTGGGAGAGGGCTCATGGAAAGGCCAGCGGGCCTCGTAAGGAGTCCAACTCATCAGCCAAGAATCCTCAGttccttccttcttcttcttctgctcctcCTACCTCCAACTCCAACCACCCTCCCCTCGCTTTGGGTCACTCCCACATCCCTAGTGCGGTTGTCCTGCCCAATGCCACACATGACCGATCTAACCTTGACAATGGAGATGATACATTGCCACATTCATCTGAGAGGAAGCTGAAGAACCCCGATTCTAAGGGAAGTAGGAAAGACCAGAAAAGGTCTGTGGATGCCAGAAATACCCTAAATGACCTTTTAAAACACCTAAATGACTCAGTGGCCAACCCCAAGGCAATTCTTCAAGAGGGATCAGGGCCTCGCCCAAGGCAACAGCTCACACTGGAGCCCATGGAGGAACTAACAGAATTACCCCCCAAGGTGCCCAGCCGTGAGGCTTccctgtactctccctcctcATCCCTGCCAAGGCACAGCCCCACCAAGAGGGTAGATGTGCCCATGCCTACAACTCCCACAACACCAACGGGCAGTCTGAGCATGGGGGGCACCCTGGAGAGACAAAGAGGGGGGTATCAACTCCACCGGAGTGCCTCTCACAGGCAATCCCTATCCACCTCACCAAATGGGGTAACCATGGGGGTGTCTGTGTCTCGACAACATAGTATGAACAGAGGGGGTTACATGCCCCCAAAGCCCCCCTCCAGACTCGACTCCCAAGGCGGAGTGATGGGGGCAGGATTGCACTCAGCCCACCCATCCTCTATACCCCGACAGACATATAGTGGGTATGGCTCACTCCCTCGCACAGGGCTTAAACGGACCCCATCACTAAAACCAGATGTGCCCCCTAAACCCAATGGGTTTTCACCACAGACTCCACAGATGCGAGTGGTCAATAAGTACAGTTATTAA